From Chrysiogenia bacterium, a single genomic window includes:
- a CDS encoding competence/damage-inducible protein A, whose product MKAEILATGDEIRTGALVDSNSAYIAERLEQIGLEVTRHLTVGDDMDTLVAIFHEIGARAEVCVVTGGLGPTTDDLSAEAAAKAAGVELALDEKALAYIEGLYKLAGRTMSESNRKQAYFPESAERLDNPIGTAPGFSLTIGSCRFFFMPGVPHEMKRMLREQTLPRIEKLRGTEQEVALVKQISTFGSTESQIGEKVADLPQKFPGVKLGLRAKFPEIQVKLYARGNDEAAVKKLLQQAGNDALSRVADFAFSDEGKDMAQVLADLLMMEKATIAVAESCTGGLIGDSITNIAGCSAWFKMSAVCYTNASKNKVLGVSEQTLERHGAVHEETAKEMAAGAREVGDATYAISTTGIAGPAGGSEKKPVGTVCIGIATPAGAEGYRYFFPFRERERNKQVFAMTAMDLLRRRLMGLPPPRYGLVKKKESLRSTGK is encoded by the coding sequence ATGAAAGCCGAAATCCTCGCCACCGGTGATGAGATCCGCACCGGCGCGCTGGTTGATTCCAACTCCGCCTACATTGCCGAGCGCCTCGAGCAGATTGGCCTCGAAGTCACCCGCCACCTGACCGTGGGCGACGACATGGACACGCTGGTCGCAATTTTCCACGAGATCGGCGCGCGCGCCGAGGTGTGCGTGGTCACCGGCGGGCTGGGCCCCACGACCGACGACCTCTCGGCCGAAGCGGCGGCAAAGGCCGCGGGCGTCGAGCTCGCCCTCGATGAAAAAGCGCTTGCCTACATCGAGGGCCTCTACAAGCTGGCCGGTCGTACCATGAGCGAGTCCAACCGCAAGCAGGCCTACTTCCCTGAAAGTGCCGAGCGCCTGGACAATCCCATCGGCACCGCGCCGGGGTTCTCGCTTACCATCGGGAGCTGCCGGTTCTTCTTCATGCCCGGCGTCCCCCACGAGATGAAGCGCATGCTGCGCGAGCAGACCCTGCCACGCATCGAGAAGCTCCGGGGTACCGAGCAGGAAGTGGCGCTGGTCAAACAGATCTCCACCTTCGGCTCGACCGAATCCCAGATCGGCGAAAAGGTCGCCGACCTCCCGCAGAAGTTCCCGGGCGTGAAGCTCGGGCTTCGCGCAAAATTCCCCGAGATCCAGGTGAAGCTCTACGCGCGCGGCAATGACGAGGCGGCGGTGAAGAAGCTCCTGCAGCAGGCGGGCAACGACGCCCTCTCGCGCGTGGCGGACTTTGCCTTCAGCGACGAGGGAAAAGACATGGCGCAGGTGCTCGCCGACCTGCTCATGATGGAGAAAGCCACCATCGCCGTGGCCGAGAGCTGCACGGGCGGGCTCATCGGAGATTCAATCACCAACATCGCGGGCTGCAGCGCCTGGTTCAAGATGAGCGCCGTCTGCTACACCAATGCCTCGAAGAACAAGGTGCTGGGAGTCTCCGAGCAGACGCTCGAGCGCCACGGCGCAGTGCACGAAGAGACCGCCAAAGAGATGGCCGCCGGCGCGCGCGAGGTGGGCGACGCCACCTACGCGATCTCCACGACGGGCATCGCCGGCCCCGCTGGAGGCAGCGAGAAGAAACCCGTCGGCACGGTCTGCATCGGCATCGCCACCCCGGCCGGCGCCGAGGGCTACCGCTACTTCTTCCCGTTTCGCGAGAGAGAGCGCAACAAGCAGGTCTTCGCCATGACGGCCATGGACCTGCTGCGCCGGCGCCTCATGGGCCTGCCGCCGCCACGCTACGGGCTGGTGAAGAAGAAAGAATCCTTAAGATCAACCGGGAAATGA
- a CDS encoding phosphatidylglycerophosphatase A: protein MSKHSLNLVERLAIFLASVGGSGYAPKASGTAGTLVSVPVFMFAIAPYPVPIRIGVAVAVFLIGVWASYVAERVWDEPDSSKIVIDEMAGYFITMIPFSAHFGPVALGFGFFRLFDIVKPWPCNWLDKHVHGGWGVMLDDGVAGLYAMAALAGTDALLAGNGIAFFGLGA, encoded by the coding sequence CTGGTAGAGCGCCTGGCCATTTTCCTGGCCAGCGTCGGCGGCTCTGGCTACGCGCCCAAGGCATCGGGCACGGCGGGGACGCTTGTCTCCGTGCCCGTCTTCATGTTCGCCATCGCCCCCTACCCCGTGCCAATTCGCATCGGCGTGGCCGTTGCCGTGTTTCTCATCGGCGTGTGGGCTTCGTATGTGGCCGAACGCGTTTGGGACGAGCCCGATTCCTCCAAGATCGTCATCGACGAGATGGCCGGTTACTTCATCACCATGATTCCCTTTTCCGCCCACTTCGGCCCGGTGGCCCTGGGCTTTGGATTCTTTCGCCTCTTCGACATCGTCAAGCCCTGGCCGTGCAACTGGCTCGACAAGCACGTCCACGGCGGCTGGGGCGTCATGCTCGACGACGGCGTCGCCGGCCTCTACGCCATGGCGGCGCTGGCCGGCACCGATGCCCTGCTGGCCGGCAACGGCATCGCCTTCTTCGGCCTCGGCGCGTGA